The Xanthomonas sp. DAR 34887 genome has a segment encoding these proteins:
- a CDS encoding AtzE family amidohydrolase has product MQIPATWQAGIQRNTELLLGYAQLLQAFEAPPEPLAADGGGAIAALVAATRADGAAAQRHARQALAQIERENPRLCAVTRPLPARADADAARVQAALAGGGDGGALAGVPFVVKDLFDVAGLATTAGAALRAELLPATHDAAVVRRLADAGAVLVGTANMDEFAYGFATVNAHYGTTANPHDPQRLAGGSSGGSAAAVAARWVPFALGSDTNGSIRVPAALCGVYGLRPSHGSLEMEGVFPFVEAFDVIGPFATTVADLRAVYTAMRGQALAPVDTAALRVARLGGWFQRNLNPDLEVGLAAVHAALGGNALRDLPQAERARAAAFVMTAAEGGYRHRQALATHGERFDPATRERLLAGLQLPAAAIADAQRFGAWFAGAMQRLWDEVDVLLAPATPCVAPRIDQETIQIDGKAVSARANLGIFTQPLGLARCPVLAAPLYRPGRLPLGVQLIAAPGREDRLFALAAQLERDGLIGSTPPSLEPR; this is encoded by the coding sequence ATGCAGATCCCCGCGACGTGGCAGGCCGGCATCCAGCGCAACACCGAGTTGCTGCTCGGCTATGCGCAACTGCTGCAGGCGTTCGAGGCGCCGCCCGAGCCGTTGGCCGCGGACGGCGGCGGCGCGATCGCCGCGCTGGTCGCCGCCACGCGCGCGGATGGCGCGGCCGCGCAGCGGCATGCGCGGCAGGCGCTGGCGCAGATCGAGCGCGAAAATCCGCGGTTGTGCGCGGTAACGCGGCCGTTGCCGGCGCGTGCCGACGCCGATGCCGCGCGCGTGCAGGCGGCATTGGCCGGTGGCGGCGATGGCGGTGCGCTGGCCGGGGTGCCGTTCGTGGTCAAGGACCTGTTCGATGTCGCCGGCCTGGCGACCACCGCCGGCGCCGCGTTGCGCGCCGAGCTGCTGCCGGCCACGCACGATGCGGCGGTGGTGCGGCGCCTGGCCGACGCCGGCGCGGTGCTGGTCGGCACCGCCAACATGGACGAATTCGCCTACGGCTTCGCCACGGTCAACGCGCACTACGGCACCACCGCAAATCCGCACGATCCGCAGCGCCTGGCCGGCGGCTCCTCCGGCGGCTCGGCGGCGGCGGTGGCCGCGCGCTGGGTGCCGTTCGCGCTGGGCTCGGACACCAACGGCTCGATCCGCGTGCCGGCGGCGCTGTGTGGCGTGTACGGCCTGCGCCCGAGCCACGGCAGCCTGGAGATGGAGGGCGTGTTCCCGTTCGTCGAGGCCTTCGACGTGATCGGGCCGTTCGCGACCACGGTCGCCGACCTGCGCGCGGTGTACACGGCGATGCGCGGGCAGGCACTGGCGCCGGTGGACACCGCCGCGTTGCGCGTGGCGCGCCTGGGCGGCTGGTTCCAGCGCAACCTCAATCCGGACCTGGAGGTCGGCCTGGCCGCCGTCCATGCCGCGCTCGGCGGCAATGCGCTGCGCGACCTGCCGCAGGCCGAACGCGCGCGCGCCGCGGCTTTCGTGATGACCGCGGCCGAAGGCGGCTACCGCCATCGCCAGGCGTTGGCCACGCACGGCGAGCGTTTCGATCCGGCCACCCGCGAGCGTCTGCTCGCCGGCCTGCAATTGCCCGCGGCCGCCATCGCCGATGCGCAGCGTTTCGGCGCGTGGTTCGCCGGTGCGATGCAGCGCCTGTGGGACGAGGTCGATGTGCTGCTGGCCCCGGCCACGCCCTGCGTCGCGCCGCGGATCGATCAGGAGACGATCCAGATCGACGGCAAGGCGGTGTCGGCGCGCGCCAACCTCGGCATCTTCACCCAGCCGCTGGGCCTGGCGCGTTGCCCGGTGCTGGCCGCGCCGCTGTACCGTCCCGGGCGCCTGCCGCTGGGCGTGCAGCTGATCGCCGCGCCGGGACGCGAGGACCGCCTGTTCGCGCTCGCCGCGCAACTGGAACGCGACGGCTTGATCGGTTCCACGCCGCCCTCGCTGGAGCCGCGCTGA